A section of the Bacteroidota bacterium genome encodes:
- the mltG gene encoding endolytic transglycosylase MltG — protein sequence MKIRAILILVVICAALAAYYVFFLKNPKLSDKEEVVIVPRGVSVSALADSMATHHLVRSRWAFQIAARTLGSAKKLHAGLYRIAPGLSNSEILRRLTGSEYALVLQATFPEGITMYRTASIAHDKLGLDSGIFMRFAMDSAFLHSLGADVEARTAEGYLFPDTYEFLLSADPKGLITRMVKRWKKIVADSLYAQSDEEDLSLNEVMTLASIVEAEARRPEERDTIAGVYLNRLRIGMKLDADPSVQYGLHLTRPITHHDLETPNPYNTYQNKGLPPGPICSPGAASVRAVLHPAKHPYLYFVARRDGSGGHYFSRTLAEQDRKIAMARTNAASEP from the coding sequence ATGAAAATTCGCGCCATTCTGATCCTTGTCGTGATTTGCGCTGCACTTGCGGCGTATTACGTCTTCTTTCTAAAGAATCCGAAACTATCCGACAAGGAAGAGGTCGTGATCGTCCCACGCGGCGTTTCCGTTTCGGCGCTGGCCGATAGCATGGCGACGCACCACTTGGTGCGTTCGCGATGGGCGTTTCAGATTGCGGCACGGACGCTCGGCTCAGCAAAGAAGCTGCATGCCGGACTCTATCGCATCGCGCCCGGACTCTCGAACTCCGAGATACTGCGCCGATTGACGGGTAGCGAGTATGCCCTCGTATTGCAGGCGACCTTCCCGGAAGGAATCACGATGTACCGTACGGCTTCCATCGCGCACGATAAGTTGGGACTCGATAGTGGCATCTTCATGCGCTTCGCAATGGACTCAGCCTTTCTCCACTCGCTCGGCGCCGATGTGGAAGCCCGCACCGCCGAAGGCTACCTCTTTCCCGATACTTACGAGTTTCTGCTTAGTGCCGATCCGAAAGGGCTTATCACGCGGATGGTCAAGCGATGGAAAAAGATCGTTGCCGATTCGCTGTATGCGCAGTCGGATGAAGAAGATTTGTCACTGAATGAAGTCATGACGCTCGCATCGATTGTCGAAGCCGAAGCGCGCCGGCCCGAGGAGCGTGATACCATCGCAGGCGTCTATCTCAATCGCCTGCGCATCGGCATGAAGCTCGATGCCGATCCATCGGTGCAGTATGGTCTTCATCTTACGCGGCCCATCACGCACCACGATCTGGAGACGCCGAATCCGTACAACACCTATCAGAATAAAGGTCTGCCACCCGGCCCGATCTGCTCGCCCGGCGCGGCCTCAGTCCGAGCCGTGCTGCATCCAGCGAAGCACCCGTATCTCTACTTCGTCGCACGCCGCGATGGTTCCGGCGGACATTACTTCAGCCGGACGCTGGCGGAGCAAGATAGGAAGATCGCGATGGCGCGGACTAATGCGGCGTCCGAACCTTGA
- the rfaE2 gene encoding D-glycero-beta-D-manno-heptose 1-phosphate adenylyltransferase, with the protein MSPESAPIFSFRDADDREAFIAWRKASGLRKLVFTNGVFDILHAGHVSYIHDARKLGDGLVLGLNSDASVRSIKGPKRPLMHEQDRATVLAALRTVDAVLIFDDDTPLELVRFVQPDVMVKGGDYTRETIVGADVVEARGGRVITIPLLEGRSTTGVVERILERYQKNNE; encoded by the coding sequence ATGTCGCCAGAATCTGCCCCAATCTTTTCCTTCCGCGACGCAGACGATCGCGAAGCATTCATCGCGTGGCGAAAGGCTTCCGGCCTTCGCAAGTTGGTCTTCACCAATGGCGTGTTCGACATTCTTCATGCCGGTCATGTTTCCTATATTCACGACGCGCGAAAGCTTGGCGATGGGCTGGTGCTTGGTTTGAATTCGGATGCTTCGGTCCGTTCGATCAAAGGTCCGAAGCGTCCGCTGATGCATGAGCAAGATCGGGCAACAGTGTTGGCAGCACTAAGAACGGTGGACGCGGTCCTAATCTTTGATGATGACACTCCGCTCGAACTCGTGCGTTTTGTTCAGCCGGATGTGATGGTCAAGGGCGGGGATTACACCCGCGAAACGATTGTCGGAGCGGATGTGGTGGAAGCGCGGGGCGGACGAGTTATCACGATCCCACTTCTGGAAGGGCGCTCGACAACCGGCGTCGTCGAGCGCATCCTTGAACGATACCAAAAAAATAACGAGTAA
- a CDS encoding OsmC family peroxiredoxin: MPSRTSTAQWNGTLKGGKGTMRSASGGAEYPFSFNSRMEGGQGSSPEELLASALAGCYSMALSADLEKAGFDPRQVKTSATANFSNASGKWTVDSMDLAVEASIPGIDDMKFQEIANGTKSACPVARALASVKINVNAKLVE, encoded by the coding sequence ATGCCATCACGCACATCGACAGCACAATGGAACGGTACACTTAAAGGCGGCAAGGGCACCATGCGCTCGGCCAGCGGCGGCGCGGAGTATCCCTTCAGTTTCAATTCTCGAATGGAAGGCGGCCAGGGTTCGTCACCCGAAGAACTACTTGCATCCGCACTTGCGGGATGTTACTCCATGGCGCTCAGTGCCGATCTTGAAAAGGCAGGATTCGACCCCCGGCAAGTCAAGACGAGTGCCACTGCGAACTTCAGCAACGCATCCGGGAAATGGACCGTGGACAGCATGGACTTGGCTGTCGAAGCAAGTATCCCTGGCATCGATGATATGAAATTCCAGGAGATTGCGAATGGCACGAAGTCCGCGTGTCCGGTCGCTCGCGCATTAGCGAGTGTGAAGATCAATGTGAATGCAAAGCTCGTCGAATAA
- a CDS encoding 2,3,4,5-tetrahydropyridine-2,6-dicarboxylate N-succinyltransferase gives MTLQDLQRQIEQLSPLTVEQINVHRDVAFVCITRLRLALNHGEVRAAEPDASSPNGWRANAWVKQGILLAFRLGRMQEIESGGDWHFFDKDTVPLRGFRVEDGVRIVPGGTAVRDGVFLAPGVIMMPPSYVNIGAHVGAGTMIDSHALVGSCAQVGERVHVSAAAQIGGVLEPAGALPVIIEDDVLMGGNTGVYEGCIVKRRAVLATGVVLTGSTPLYDLVNSRVVARPSPDEPLVVPEGAVVVSGSRSIVGKSEFAREQGLSLYAPIIIKYRDEKTDARTALESALR, from the coding sequence ATGACGCTCCAGGATCTCCAACGCCAGATCGAGCAACTCTCGCCACTAACCGTTGAGCAGATCAACGTGCATCGAGACGTCGCGTTCGTGTGTATCACGCGGCTCCGGCTTGCACTGAATCATGGGGAGGTTCGTGCTGCTGAACCGGATGCCTCATCACCAAATGGTTGGAGGGCGAATGCCTGGGTCAAGCAGGGAATTCTCCTCGCGTTTCGGTTGGGCCGCATGCAGGAAATCGAAAGCGGCGGCGATTGGCATTTTTTCGACAAGGATACAGTCCCGCTGCGCGGCTTTCGGGTTGAGGATGGAGTTCGCATCGTGCCGGGCGGCACGGCGGTACGTGATGGAGTATTCCTCGCTCCAGGTGTCATTATGATGCCGCCGTCATACGTTAACATCGGAGCTCACGTAGGCGCTGGTACGATGATCGATTCGCACGCGCTGGTCGGTTCTTGCGCGCAAGTTGGTGAACGAGTTCATGTGAGTGCCGCCGCGCAGATTGGCGGAGTACTCGAACCGGCCGGAGCGCTGCCGGTTATTATCGAGGATGATGTTCTGATGGGTGGGAACACAGGCGTCTATGAAGGCTGCATCGTCAAGCGGCGTGCTGTGCTTGCGACGGGCGTTGTGCTCACCGGATCAACACCCCTCTACGATCTCGTGAATTCGCGGGTGGTTGCACGGCCCAGTCCCGATGAGCCACTCGTGGTACCGGAAGGTGCCGTGGTTGTTTCTGGCTCGCGGTCAATCGTCGGCAAATCCGAATTTGCCCGCGAGCAGGGCCTCTCGCTCTATGCGCCAATCATCATCAAGTACCGCGACGAAAAGACGGACGCGCGGACGGCGCTCGAAAGCGCGTTACGGTAG
- the nadA gene encoding quinolinate synthase NadA has product MSEVLELEVVPESETGTVEDFLRAESSAPEVVYRIHQLKEEMREKVVILGHHYQRDDIVQFADKSGDSFELARFASQLNDREFIIFCGVHFMAETADVLSAPHQKVILPDLKAGCSMSDMARTDQVFDAWDELSEVIDTSKVCPVTYMNSSAAIKAFCGEHGGAVSTSSNNKAVFEWAFAQGFEKVLFFPDQHLGRNTAYFQMGIPLEEIKLYDQTKPLGALTPDELRAAKILLWRGHCSVHQHFQPSHPAIMRAIYPGIQVIVHPECMFEVVRQADKVGSTSYIMRTVEQAPPGSKWAIGTEHHLVNRLKQAHPEQFITTLAPYACECATMFRITPESLLDILENLKEGRIKNQISVPDTEKRWAKVALERMLEITKRAS; this is encoded by the coding sequence ATGTCTGAAGTGCTTGAACTTGAAGTAGTACCAGAATCCGAGACCGGAACGGTCGAGGATTTCCTGCGTGCCGAATCTTCCGCGCCAGAGGTTGTCTATCGCATCCATCAACTCAAGGAGGAGATGCGTGAGAAGGTCGTCATCCTCGGACATCACTACCAACGCGATGACATCGTCCAATTTGCGGATAAGTCAGGTGACTCGTTCGAGCTGGCCCGCTTTGCATCACAACTGAATGACCGCGAATTTATCATTTTCTGCGGTGTCCATTTTATGGCCGAAACGGCCGATGTGCTCAGCGCACCGCACCAAAAAGTGATCCTGCCGGACCTCAAAGCCGGATGCTCCATGAGTGACATGGCGCGTACGGATCAAGTGTTCGACGCATGGGATGAACTTAGCGAGGTGATTGACACGTCTAAAGTGTGTCCGGTGACCTACATGAATTCGAGCGCGGCAATCAAAGCATTCTGTGGCGAGCATGGCGGCGCGGTCTCGACAAGTTCGAACAACAAAGCAGTATTCGAGTGGGCGTTCGCGCAAGGATTCGAGAAGGTTCTCTTCTTTCCGGATCAGCATTTGGGTCGCAACACGGCGTACTTCCAAATGGGCATCCCGCTCGAAGAGATCAAGCTGTACGATCAGACGAAGCCGTTGGGTGCTCTCACACCTGACGAACTTCGCGCCGCGAAGATTTTGCTGTGGCGCGGACATTGTTCGGTCCATCAGCATTTCCAGCCGTCGCATCCGGCAATCATGCGAGCGATTTATCCGGGCATCCAGGTGATCGTGCATCCGGAGTGCATGTTCGAAGTCGTGCGGCAGGCGGACAAAGTCGGTTCGACTTCCTATATTATGAGGACAGTCGAGCAAGCGCCACCCGGAAGCAAGTGGGCCATCGGCACGGAGCACCATCTCGTAAACCGGCTAAAGCAGGCGCATCCCGAGCAATTCATCACAACACTCGCGCCGTATGCCTGCGAATGCGCGACAATGTTCCGTATCACCCCCGAATCGTTGCTGGATATTCTCGAAAACCTGAAGGAAGGCCGCATCAAGAACCAGATTTCGGTGCCTGACACCGAGAAGCGCTGGGCCAAAGTCGCGCTCGAACGGATGCTGGAGATTACCAAGCGCGCGAGCTAA
- a CDS encoding PsbP-related protein, whose product MTIQRLSHYLTFVFTLAVLASCGKKDEDMSPVQPGETVTYKDLVYRFSFKAPKSWVVESVPGRNTTYYSSAATETRFQKFTEGDYGARVGVAAVEHATKEKAAQDFTTSMENVKFTGPTPATLGGQPALKVTYTTPDDEDGLTGYRIFTDKDSLVTYFDAATFGEKRMKKYEPVFTLAEQSVQPAFVLKVTNGKIDSASLNAMMEQMKPSQTFSTYAGQGYSIQYPDNFQATPSGGGVIIKGERADAMVKVDANTVDKGIDLAKYADENAKKTYHGAALSSTTVGGQPAKMVSYGSAATTARAYFVMSGQKVYRITVSWPNELEAGFRPALEKSVQSFKAK is encoded by the coding sequence ATGACGATACAACGACTCTCACATTACCTGACTTTCGTTTTCACGCTTGCCGTGCTCGCAAGCTGCGGAAAAAAAGATGAAGACATGTCGCCCGTTCAGCCGGGCGAGACGGTGACCTACAAGGATCTCGTCTATCGTTTTAGCTTTAAGGCGCCGAAGTCATGGGTGGTTGAGTCCGTCCCTGGCCGTAACACGACCTACTACTCATCGGCTGCGACCGAGACCCGCTTCCAGAAATTTACCGAAGGCGATTACGGCGCTCGCGTTGGCGTTGCCGCAGTTGAGCACGCAACGAAAGAGAAAGCCGCGCAGGACTTCACCACCAGCATGGAGAATGTCAAGTTTACTGGTCCGACACCTGCAACGCTTGGCGGCCAGCCCGCTCTTAAAGTGACCTATACCACACCGGACGATGAGGATGGACTCACCGGCTATCGCATCTTCACCGATAAAGACTCGCTCGTTACTTATTTTGATGCTGCGACGTTCGGCGAAAAGCGAATGAAGAAATACGAGCCGGTCTTCACCCTCGCGGAGCAATCGGTACAGCCGGCATTTGTACTTAAGGTTACGAATGGGAAAATCGATTCCGCCAGTCTGAATGCGATGATGGAGCAGATGAAGCCATCACAGACATTCTCGACGTATGCCGGTCAGGGATACTCGATCCAGTATCCTGATAATTTCCAGGCTACCCCGTCGGGTGGCGGAGTGATCATCAAAGGTGAACGCGCGGATGCGATGGTCAAAGTCGATGCAAATACGGTCGATAAAGGCATTGATCTTGCGAAGTACGCCGATGAGAATGCAAAGAAGACATACCATGGCGCGGCATTGTCTTCCACCACAGTTGGTGGTCAACCGGCGAAGATGGTCAGTTATGGCTCTGCCGCCACAACAGCCCGCGCATATTTTGTGATGTCGGGTCAGAAGGTCTATCGCATCACAGTCTCCTGGCCGAACGAGCTCGAAGCCGGGTTCCGCCCTGCACTCGAAAAATCGGTGCAAAGCTTCAAAGCCAAATAA
- a CDS encoding transcriptional regulator produces MRDFDYQQLDDLIHSRIRLAVVSVLVSVDEAEFTFLREKVHATDGNLSIHLKKLEEANYISVTKQFVDKKPQTTYKLTRKGRKAFEEYVDRLEKMVRKT; encoded by the coding sequence ATGCGCGACTTCGATTATCAGCAACTTGATGACCTGATCCACTCACGGATTCGGCTGGCAGTTGTATCTGTGCTTGTCTCGGTCGATGAGGCCGAATTCACTTTCTTGCGCGAGAAGGTCCATGCGACCGATGGCAATCTGAGTATCCATCTCAAGAAGCTTGAAGAAGCCAATTACATCTCTGTCACGAAGCAATTCGTGGACAAGAAGCCGCAGACAACCTACAAGCTGACCCGGAAGGGCCGCAAAGCCTTCGAGGAATACGTCGATCGGCTGGAGAAGATGGTCCGAAAGACCTAA
- a CDS encoding T9SS type A sorting domain-containing protein gives MIGVNTIPSQAQYLSKTFYNDTVAMGDTALIARFAIVDQHLPSGCNCSYDGGLVHDRGDFISYITAVFFSPRRIGLQSDTNVITFPCTDQNHCPDYSFFSPVFGFGVSDSFPKIRPQGWRVTMRLDSNRNFAEHSWPTFDNPTGDTITFSEFTARPSNGALMNWLILDSITSISQYKASPFVRRRPLEVVFSSPIYESFDTILFSARIHRTGSDSVVSYMLPVAWEAPAAVSQRASSDTIMVSPNPFSDRLTIRANWADRTDVRFELVNALGVHIQLQDAPSAEGHAPVEIDTHAVPPGVYVLVIRSRTLLRVVKLVRLE, from the coding sequence ATGATTGGCGTCAATACGATTCCATCACAGGCGCAGTATCTTTCTAAGACTTTTTATAATGACACTGTTGCGATGGGCGATACCGCACTCATTGCTAGATTTGCGATAGTAGATCAGCACCTTCCATCCGGGTGCAATTGCAGCTATGATGGCGGGCTAGTACATGATAGAGGTGACTTTATTAGCTATATTACAGCGGTCTTTTTTTCGCCCAGGCGAATCGGACTTCAATCGGATACCAACGTTATTACATTCCCTTGTACGGACCAAAATCATTGCCCAGATTATTCCTTCTTTTCGCCAGTCTTTGGTTTTGGGGTCAGCGACTCCTTTCCAAAAATTCGGCCACAGGGCTGGCGCGTTACAATGCGTCTGGATTCGAATAGAAACTTTGCTGAACATTCCTGGCCTACATTTGACAACCCCACAGGCGACACCATCACATTCTCAGAATTTACGGCCAGGCCATCCAATGGGGCTTTGATGAATTGGCTGATATTGGATAGCATAACATCGATCTCGCAGTATAAGGCAAGTCCATTCGTCCGAAGGAGGCCACTCGAAGTTGTCTTCTCGTCCCCGATATATGAAAGCTTCGACACGATTCTCTTCTCGGCGCGGATTCATCGCACAGGAAGCGATTCCGTTGTGTCTTATATGCTCCCGGTTGCTTGGGAGGCTCCTGCGGCTGTCTCGCAAAGGGCGTCAAGCGACACGATAATGGTTTCTCCCAACCCGTTCTCGGACCGTCTAACAATCAGAGCGAATTGGGCCGATAGAACCGATGTGAGGTTTGAACTGGTAAATGCACTTGGTGTACACATCCAGTTGCAGGATGCCCCTTCAGCGGAAGGACATGCTCCCGTTGAAATCGATACGCACGCTGTTCCGCCTGGAGTGTACGTCTTAGTTATTCGGAGCCGCACACTGCTCAGAGTTGTGAAACTTGTACGACTCGAATAA
- the rfaE1 gene encoding D-glycero-beta-D-manno-heptose-7-phosphate kinase has translation MISPIESPILLPIGLSRLESLTASFSSARIAVIGDLMLDRYTFGSVSRISPEAPVPVLEIEDEQARLGGAANVGNNIRGLSAMALMLGVVGDDTSGLILKGLFTDLGFPPDGIITDRSRPTTVKTRVIAGSQQMLRLDHEAKRDISQATEDRLLAVLEERIEDLDAIILEDYNKGVITRNVIQRVITLAKKHKRPVLVDPKAHNFFEYQGATVFKPNRKEVEDALMVRLDSDSDVEQAGHRLLDRLNAENVLLTLGEKGMMLFERSGDGTVAIPTRARQVADVSGAGDTVIACLAVAMACGATVRESALLANRAAGLVIEELGIVPIYRDQLIGAIMEDIQAQAA, from the coding sequence ATGATTTCACCGATCGAATCGCCCATCCTGCTGCCCATCGGCCTCAGCCGCTTGGAATCGCTAACCGCGTCATTTTCCTCAGCGCGTATCGCCGTCATTGGCGATCTGATGCTGGACCGGTACACGTTTGGAAGTGTTAGCCGGATTTCGCCGGAAGCACCCGTGCCCGTCCTCGAAATCGAAGATGAGCAAGCGCGATTGGGAGGCGCCGCAAATGTCGGGAATAATATTCGCGGCCTTTCAGCCATGGCGCTGATGCTCGGTGTCGTGGGAGATGATACTTCGGGACTCATCCTGAAGGGGCTGTTTACCGATCTGGGATTTCCGCCAGACGGAATCATCACCGATCGTTCGCGCCCAACCACTGTGAAAACGCGTGTGATTGCCGGCAGCCAACAAATGCTGCGGCTGGACCATGAGGCGAAGCGAGATATTTCGCAAGCTACGGAAGACCGGTTATTGGCCGTGCTCGAGGAACGGATCGAAGACCTTGATGCAATCATTCTTGAAGATTATAACAAGGGTGTCATCACGCGGAATGTGATTCAACGGGTTATTACGTTAGCGAAGAAGCACAAGCGGCCAGTGCTCGTTGATCCCAAAGCGCATAACTTTTTCGAGTATCAGGGTGCAACCGTCTTCAAACCGAACCGTAAGGAGGTCGAAGATGCGTTGATGGTGCGTCTCGATTCGGATTCCGATGTTGAACAGGCCGGTCACCGGCTGCTCGATCGATTGAATGCGGAGAACGTCCTGCTGACACTTGGCGAAAAAGGAATGATGCTCTTCGAGCGATCGGGTGACGGCACAGTGGCAATTCCGACCCGGGCTCGGCAAGTCGCGGATGTTTCCGGTGCCGGAGATACAGTCATCGCGTGCCTTGCCGTAGCAATGGCATGTGGCGCAACCGTTCGTGAATCGGCCTTGCTGGCCAATCGCGCCGCGGGACTCGTAATTGAAGAACTTGGGATTGTCCCGATTTATCGCGATCAATTGATTGGCGCGATCATGGAAGACATTCAAGCGCAGGCAGCCTGA
- a CDS encoding glycine cleavage T C-terminal barrel domain-containing protein, with protein sequence MAINEVAYAGVHDSVGLFDASRSFGRLFARGKDAIDLLHRMSTNDLMPMETAKGLAVLTVLTNEKGRIVDVLKVVRDEMGDVALITSKDKEQTVIQWLDKFTIMEDAQFVPATDMLAQYLLCGKSANSILGKYATENLQGAPNSAVFALHIGAANATLVKGPSLAGNGWFILTAQEMAESVWKQLETDVLASGGAVMDDDLFDLLRIENGMPLAPNELNEKHNPLETTIAKDAVSFTKGCYIGQEVIARLDAQGKVQRQLVGLQFAERVPKIGDRICDDALAGTPLGEEIGEITSIAKSPAIGDIGLGYVRGKYANPDTVVSVKDHEGNKLSATLVIPPFNV encoded by the coding sequence ATGGCAATCAACGAAGTCGCATACGCCGGAGTCCACGATAGCGTCGGGTTGTTCGACGCGAGCCGCTCGTTCGGGCGGCTCTTTGCGCGCGGGAAGGATGCGATCGACCTGCTGCACCGGATGTCCACGAACGACCTGATGCCAATGGAGACCGCGAAGGGCCTTGCGGTGCTGACGGTCCTGACGAATGAGAAGGGAAGGATTGTCGATGTCCTGAAAGTCGTGCGTGATGAAATGGGCGATGTGGCGCTCATCACCAGCAAGGACAAGGAGCAGACCGTCATCCAGTGGCTCGACAAGTTCACGATCATGGAGGATGCGCAGTTTGTCCCTGCGACCGACATGCTTGCGCAATATCTGCTTTGTGGAAAGAGTGCAAATTCGATTCTCGGCAAGTACGCTACCGAGAACTTACAAGGAGCACCCAACTCGGCAGTCTTTGCACTTCATATTGGAGCAGCGAATGCAACGCTTGTGAAAGGTCCGAGCCTTGCCGGAAACGGGTGGTTCATTCTCACGGCCCAGGAGATGGCCGAGAGTGTTTGGAAGCAACTCGAAACCGATGTGCTCGCTTCGGGAGGCGCGGTGATGGACGATGATCTGTTCGATCTACTCCGCATCGAAAACGGAATGCCGCTCGCGCCGAACGAACTCAACGAAAAGCATAATCCGCTCGAGACAACGATTGCGAAGGATGCCGTGAGCTTCACGAAAGGATGCTATATCGGACAGGAAGTGATCGCACGGTTAGATGCGCAGGGCAAGGTTCAGCGGCAGTTAGTTGGGTTGCAGTTCGCGGAGAGAGTGCCAAAAATTGGCGATAGAATATGTGATGACGCGTTAGCAGGCACTCCGTTGGGTGAGGAGATTGGCGAGATTACGAGCATCGCAAAGTCGCCAGCAATCGGTGATATTGGATTGGGATATGTGCGAGGGAAATATGCGAATCCCGACACGGTTGTTTCCGTAAAGGACCACGAGGGCAATAAATTGTCCGCAACGCTCGTTATACCGCCATTCAATGTCTGA
- a CDS encoding T9SS type A sorting domain-containing protein — MKAIARWSAFLALLISVAGLSLPAQAQQWSGTNGPWGGAIRCMASSSTTLYAGTIGHGIFASTNNGASWSPVPNNVDTTVLSIATSGNIILAGTSGGNVLLSMNSGASFALLTNLNATSDVVAVAVHGTVLFAGTGSDGVIVSSDNGANWSLKNSGLRAQRVSALTVAGNNVYAAIPYYNDSSLRVSTNDGASWTFIATPGMNPGVNAIAASAPLLLTATDGGVYLSMNGGATWTQRNTGMTDTAIRSIAASSTTIFAGSVDYYGTGGGTGGIFAYSISQGLTGQWNAASTGLSGTGAMNVFSLATSGTNAIAGTDDGIYASANSGSNWTSSNTGLSAMTITALRSDGHTLYAGTDDFETFWSVDAGAHWSHLTNGLFRTPIRDISVNGSTVFYATDSGFYRTTNNGINWTRQAIGMSDSIGPAIFTTGSTVYAGTYTRGVYSSTNNGNSWLQMNLGLTSTNIAALTANNTNVFAGCATGGVFTSVAGATLTWTQLTSGLQTVANLPVVSLADSGSAVYAATLGGGVFVTTNNLTWSQIAPGTTGMLRAVALAVNKDTVFIASQDQGVYYATRGATGWNATAFGLSSDTLLASIAVQGSFVFAGTRDHGVQQSPMPAAIAPPNGVGDAGTSTLALAGIYPNPVSSNTDISFSLDAPRVVTLSITDVSGHEVKLITNQVLTPGPHAYNWDASHFAAGVYLCRLSADGQSLARNIVVTK; from the coding sequence ATGAAAGCTATCGCACGATGGAGCGCATTCCTTGCGCTTCTGATTTCAGTCGCCGGACTCTCTCTTCCCGCACAGGCTCAGCAATGGAGCGGCACTAACGGTCCGTGGGGCGGGGCGATCCGCTGCATGGCGTCGAGCAGCACGACACTGTATGCCGGGACGATCGGACATGGGATCTTTGCCTCCACGAATAATGGCGCAAGCTGGTCACCGGTTCCGAATAACGTGGATACGACAGTCCTTTCGATCGCCACAAGTGGAAATATTATCCTGGCCGGTACGTCCGGGGGCAATGTTCTGCTTTCGATGAATAGCGGTGCTTCCTTCGCCCTGCTCACCAATCTCAATGCAACGTCGGATGTCGTTGCTGTTGCCGTACACGGGACTGTCCTCTTCGCAGGTACCGGTTCTGATGGTGTGATTGTGTCGAGCGATAACGGCGCCAATTGGAGCCTGAAAAATTCGGGACTTCGCGCCCAGCGCGTGAGTGCGCTTACCGTGGCCGGCAACAACGTATACGCTGCCATCCCTTATTATAATGATAGCTCGCTCCGAGTCTCCACCAATGATGGTGCCTCCTGGACTTTCATCGCAACGCCAGGTATGAATCCAGGTGTGAACGCGATCGCTGCATCCGCGCCATTGTTACTGACCGCGACCGATGGCGGCGTCTACTTATCTATGAATGGCGGAGCGACCTGGACACAGCGAAATACCGGTATGACGGATACGGCGATTCGATCTATTGCTGCATCCAGCACCACGATCTTTGCGGGATCGGTTGACTACTACGGTACTGGCGGCGGGACGGGCGGCATTTTCGCTTACTCAATCTCGCAAGGATTGACCGGCCAATGGAATGCGGCGAGTACGGGTCTCAGCGGCACTGGTGCTATGAATGTATTCTCTCTGGCGACATCGGGTACAAATGCCATCGCCGGTACCGATGATGGGATCTACGCGTCGGCGAATTCCGGTAGCAATTGGACGAGTTCCAACACAGGACTCTCCGCAATGACGATTACGGCCCTTCGCTCCGATGGCCATACGCTATATGCCGGAACCGATGACTTCGAAACGTTCTGGTCTGTCGATGCCGGCGCCCATTGGTCTCATTTGACGAACGGTCTGTTCCGCACTCCAATTCGGGACATCTCGGTCAATGGCTCAACTGTGTTTTATGCGACCGATTCCGGTTTCTATCGCACGACCAACAATGGCATTAACTGGACCCGGCAAGCGATTGGCATGTCAGACTCCATCGGCCCTGCGATCTTCACGACTGGCTCGACCGTTTACGCAGGCACCTACACGAGAGGTGTGTATAGTTCGACGAACAATGGTAATTCCTGGCTTCAGATGAATCTGGGACTGACCTCGACCAATATTGCAGCACTGACTGCCAATAACACGAATGTATTCGCTGGTTGCGCTACGGGAGGCGTTTTCACGTCAGTTGCGGGCGCTACCCTGACATGGACACAACTCACTAGCGGGCTTCAGACGGTTGCGAATCTTCCGGTTGTGAGTTTAGCCGATAGCGGGAGCGCGGTCTATGCAGCCACATTGGGTGGCGGAGTCTTCGTCACGACGAACAATCTGACCTGGTCGCAGATCGCACCTGGGACCACAGGCATGTTGCGCGCGGTCGCATTAGCAGTCAACAAGGACACCGTATTCATTGCATCGCAGGACCAGGGCGTCTACTATGCAACCCGCGGTGCTACAGGTTGGAATGCAACAGCGTTCGGTCTTTCGAGCGACACGCTGCTTGCCAGCATTGCGGTACAAGGATCATTCGTATTCGCAGGCACCAGGGATCACGGCGTGCAACAAAGCCCGATGCCCGCGGCCATAGCACCTCCGAATGGTGTCGGAGATGCCGGAACCTCAACGCTCGCGCTCGCCGGTATCTATCCGAATCCGGTTTCGTCAAACACGGACATTTCGTTTTCGCTCGATGCACCGCGCGTCGTGACGCTTTCGATCACTGATGTCTCGGGCCACGAAGTGAAGCTCATCACGAATCAGGTCCTGACACCCGGCCCGCACGCGTACAATTGGGATGCCTCGCATTTCGCTGCAGGCGTTTATCTCTGCCGGCTCTCCGCCGATGGCCAAAGCCTGGCACGAAATATCGTAGTCACTAAGTAA